The following are encoded in a window of Amycolatopsis lexingtonensis genomic DNA:
- a CDS encoding DUF6008 family protein: protein MDMPMAGTSGWDIAGAILIVGWALAMWAAVGVLAYANRGPVRPWVYRGSAAVIGIGVLGQLGHVQEHIAQVGYWLGHPDSPAWMTPWGTGLANGLQLVLPGRPTFGMELLHLTGNFIFLAGLAGVMVITRRALRTRARRWAKMGVWMQGLHGLEHLVLTLSVAFGSRAIGLSTFFGLVDAGPGLTTYRVWWHFVANVMGSIIFGLALYHLWRERREVRATFVVRPLPEVTRQAA, encoded by the coding sequence ATGGACATGCCGATGGCGGGGACGTCGGGCTGGGACATCGCGGGGGCGATCCTGATCGTCGGCTGGGCACTGGCCATGTGGGCCGCGGTCGGCGTCCTGGCCTACGCGAACCGCGGGCCGGTGCGGCCGTGGGTGTACCGCGGCTCGGCGGCGGTGATCGGCATCGGCGTGCTCGGGCAGCTCGGGCACGTCCAGGAGCACATCGCCCAGGTCGGCTACTGGCTCGGCCACCCGGACTCGCCCGCGTGGATGACGCCGTGGGGCACCGGGCTGGCGAACGGCCTGCAGCTGGTGCTGCCGGGCCGGCCGACCTTCGGGATGGAGCTGCTGCACCTCACCGGCAACTTCATCTTCCTGGCCGGTCTCGCGGGCGTCATGGTGATCACGCGGCGGGCGCTGCGGACCCGCGCCCGCCGCTGGGCGAAGATGGGCGTGTGGATGCAGGGCCTGCACGGGCTCGAGCACCTCGTCCTCACGCTGTCGGTGGCGTTCGGCTCGCGCGCCATCGGGCTGTCGACGTTCTTCGGGCTCGTCGACGCGGGTCCCGGCCTGACCACCTACCGCGTCTGGTGGCACTTCGTCGCGAACGTCATGGGCTCGATCATCTTCGGGCTCGCGCTGTACCACCTGTGGCGGGAACGCCGGGAGGTGCGGGCGACGTTCGTCGTGCGCCCGCTTCCCGAGGTCACCCGGCAGGCGGCGTAG
- a CDS encoding LysE/ArgO family amino acid transporter, whose protein sequence is MTAALLDGLVAGYGIAIPVGAVGTYLVALTARSSLKTGIAAALGVATADGVYALVAVLGGAAIASVVTPVAGPLRLVSAGILAVLAVRGAVLALRSHRDATERPVAPLTPGRAYAGLLGITLVNPATVVYFAALVVGGRAGTPVPALDQGVFVLAAFAASASWQTLLAGGGALLGRVLTGPRGRLVTALASSAVITALAVRLVLN, encoded by the coding sequence GTGACCGCTGCGCTGCTGGACGGGCTGGTGGCCGGCTACGGCATCGCGATCCCGGTCGGCGCCGTCGGCACCTACCTGGTCGCGCTCACCGCCCGCAGCTCCCTCAAGACCGGCATCGCGGCCGCCCTCGGCGTCGCCACGGCCGACGGGGTGTACGCGCTGGTGGCGGTGCTCGGCGGCGCCGCGATCGCGAGCGTCGTCACGCCGGTGGCCGGGCCGCTGCGGCTGGTCTCGGCGGGGATCCTCGCCGTCCTGGCGGTGCGCGGGGCCGTCCTGGCCCTGCGGTCGCACCGGGACGCCACCGAACGGCCCGTGGCCCCGCTCACGCCCGGCCGCGCCTACGCCGGCCTGCTCGGCATCACGCTCGTCAACCCGGCGACCGTCGTCTACTTCGCCGCCTTGGTGGTCGGCGGCCGCGCCGGGACGCCGGTGCCGGCCCTCGACCAAGGGGTGTTCGTGCTCGCCGCGTTCGCCGCCTCGGCGAGCTGGCAGACCCTCCTCGCAGGCGGCGGCGCGCTGCTGGGCCGGGTCCTCACCGGCCCCCGCGGGCGGCTCGTGACGGCACTGGCGTCGAGCGCCGTGATCACCGCACTCGCCGTCCGACTTGTCCTGAATTGA